TCCTGAGCATATACAGAAGGTATTAAGATAAGAATGAACAGAAGTATCTTTTTTGTCATATAAACTAAACTTTGAAGCGATGGAAATCGTTTTTAATTTTGTTCAGATTATTCAGAAGTATCTGTCTCTTATTCTCTTCACTTATATTCTCATTAAGCGCATGCTCCATATCGTTAATGCTAATCTGAAGCGCACTGAGATAGAATCTAAGCCTTGCTTTCATTTCGTTTAAAGAGGCAGCTATGTTTTGAAGCTGGTCATCTCCCCGTAGTTTAAAATCAGCGCTGATATCGCCATCAGCCATAGACTTGAACTCTTTCTCCAGACGATAGAGAGGCCCTGCTATCTTATGCGATATAAATAAAGTCAGCATAATGGTAAAGAGTCCAGTAACAACCATGACGATAATGACAGTCTGTATTAAGATCGGAATGATAAAATCTGCCGTTGATTTAACAACTGCTTCTGTATTCTCAAAACTTACTGTAGTCGTACGGCTCCCTGTGATGTAAAGCAAACCTACGGTAATAAGAGATCCTATTATTACTAATAAACAGAATTTCATAATAAACTGAACCTGGAATTTTCTATCTATAAAATATATTCTCCTTTTCCGCTTGGCCATCTTATCCTCCTTATTTATTTAAAACTGCATCGTAATCAATATCGATACTAGACTCTTCCTTAACATCTTTAAGCCAGTCATTAAGCGCCTGAGTCTGTTTCTCTCTTAATATCTGCCACTTAATCTGACTATATATCTCATCCAAGGGTTTATCGGTAAGAGCTTCTGCCTGCATCTCATCGTAACGTGCTTTAACCTCTACGTCAGCTACTTGAACCAGAGAAGAGAGCTCTTTGGATTTTAAGTCGACTATCAATTTAAAAAGCAGCTGTTCATAATAATGCTGCAGTGCATCCAGAAATTCTTCGCTTTTATGTAAGTCCATCTTCTCTGCTTCCTGAAGTATAAGCTTTTTGCTTACTAGTGCATCTAAAACCCCTTCCCGGGCATCAAGTGTATCATCCCGGCCTACGTTCATCTTTGAGAAATAGTCTTCAAACTCCTCCTCAGTCATCGTAAACTGATTGATTTTTACAACATACTGGTCTTTACGCAGATATCCTTTGAATGAATAGAAAACTACAACCAGGACCAGAAAGACTACTGTAATTGTGATTAATTTTCTCATAATAAATACCTTCCTTTTTATTTTATTTGCTACCAATATAATACTTTTTCAGCCGTTTTGCTACTAAATATCTATTGGGTAAAATACAGGCCCGAAAAATACCTTAAGGAACTGATTGAACAGTTGGATAATAATTTGCAGATAAAACATTGCTCAACACTTTTTTAAATAGCTCTGTTGCTGACAGAGCCTGAAAATCATCCGGCAAAGCAAGGGTGTCCATGCATAGAGTATATGCCGGAGTCATATAATTAGGACCTCTACTTAAATAATCAGAAATTCCTCTTACAAATTTACCGTGAACAATACCGGCGTAGATATCACCAGGATTTAGATTGTATTCCAAAAGAATATTTACTAGATAATGCATCCCAATTTTTACAGTCATACCAGTTGAAGTCTCATCGTCAAGTAAAAATACAATTGTATCTTGGTCAAGCTCTGCTAATTCACCGTCTGAGGTAAGTATTAAATTGGAAAAAGCAACTGTATTGGCATCAAGTCTTACTTTATTTAAATAACCGCTTATTATCTCAACATTGCTACCTATTTCAGATACGTATTTAGAGAGTGCTACCTCTGCTTCCTTAACATAGGTAAAGCTACCATCATCCGGAGCAAGAAGAAGTATTGTTTTTCCGTCCACACCTTTAGCCTCTCTGGCATGATTATATAGAGCTTCTGCAAGCTGCGGAAAAGCATTTATATTAAAAACTGTTTCGTCTCCTCTATCCGGAAAAGCAACTAAACCACTATGCTCACCGTAATGCACATTGATAGCAAAATTATAATCTAAAAAAGCATTTAGAGCTTTTAATACTGTATAGCCAGATATTCCCTCTCCTTCATGAAATATTTTATCCTGACGGGCATAACCCTGATAGGTGTTGGCCAATGTAATTGTTCTTACCCCCTGCATTCTTAAGCCGTAAAGAAGAGAGAACAGGTCTATGATATCAGCTACATTTCCTGTTGAAGCAACAACAATTACATCTTGATCCTCAAAATTTGAAAATCCCTCTAAACTCCAATGTAAACTATCACTTACAGACAATACTCTACTGCTGTCTGCATTGAATTCATCGGCTAACTCATCTGCAACAGAGAACAGCCTCGAGTCCAAACAAAGGATATGGTCAAAATGGTCTACTTCAACAGCATCGGAATATCTCTCTATAGAAATCAAATCTACGCTACAACCCTCCACCTCATCAGCAAAAACGCTTAATGTATAAAGCATAGCATCCTCATACTCACCCTGAGGCTGCCAATTATCTATTTTCACCCTTATACTTC
This is a stretch of genomic DNA from Candidatus Kaelpia imicola. It encodes these proteins:
- a CDS encoding HAMP domain-containing protein, encoding MAKRKRRIYFIDRKFQVQFIMKFCLLVIIGSLITVGLLYITGSRTTTVSFENTEAVVKSTADFIIPILIQTVIIVMVVTGLFTIMLTLFISHKIAGPLYRLEKEFKSMADGDISADFKLRGDDQLQNIAASLNEMKARLRFYLSALQISINDMEHALNENISEENKRQILLNNLNKIKNDFHRFKV
- a CDS encoding SurA N-terminal domain-containing protein codes for the protein MRKLITITVVFLVLVVVFYSFKGYLRKDQYVVKINQFTMTEEEFEDYFSKMNVGRDDTLDAREGVLDALVSKKLILQEAEKMDLHKSEEFLDALQHYYEQLLFKLIVDLKSKELSSLVQVADVEVKARYDEMQAEALTDKPLDEIYSQIKWQILREKQTQALNDWLKDVKEESSIDIDYDAVLNK